TAAAATCAAGAAATTAGACAACAATTACAATATGGCAAGCGTGACTTGCTCTTTAAGGAGATACAAATGGAATCATTGAAAGTAAGAGATTACATGACACTGCAAGCCGTGACGTTTAAACCTGAAATGTCACTAAGTGCTGCGCTGGAAAAAGTGATGAAGTCGAGTTATCTCGGTGGACCGGTTATTAATGAAAAAGAACAAGTGATTGGTTTTCTTTCAGGGCATGACTTGCTAGATAAACTGGTTAAGGTCAGTTACTACTGTCAGGATACTCACATTGTTTCGGACTGCATGCATCCTGATGTTATTTCGGTTGGACCTGATACCTCAATTATTGAGCTGGCAGATATGATGCAAGTGGGTAAACCGAAAGTGTATCCGGTGATTGATAACGGCAAACTCGTCGGCATTATTACACGTCGTGATGTACTCAGAGCGGTGGCGAAGAATCTCGACGATTGCTTTAAACATCCAGTATAGTGGCGTGTTATAAATTTTAGAAAGAGGCGCAACGATGCGCCTCTTGTTGTTATTGATATCAGCAAAACCCGTAGGAGAAGCATGCAGGATCAGAGCGCTAAATTTGTTGAAGGCTCAACCATGCGCCACATACTAGTGATGTCAGGAGCAGGCTCTGTGGGTTTAATGGCCCTGTTTGTTGTCGACTTACTGGATATGTTGTTTATCAGCATGTTAGGGCAAGTTGAATTAGCTGCTGCGGTCGGTTTTGCTGGTACATTGGTGTTTTTCTCCACCTCTATTTCTATTGGTACCTCGATCGCTATGGGGGCATTAGTCTCTAAAGCGATAGGGGCTAAACAGCGTGATCATGCAAGGCGATTGAGTAGCAGTATTATTGCCACCGCTTTTGTTATCAGCAGTGTGGTCAGCGCGGTTATGTTTCTCTACATTCCTGAATTGCTGCACGCGATTGGTGCTAAAGGGTACGTGGCAGAGCGCGCCGAAGCTTATTTGAGGATTCTTATTCCGAGTGGCCCTGTGATTGCCATTGCTATGTCCGCGGGCGCAGGCTTAAGAGCCGCGGGAGATGCGAAGCGTTCAATGTGGGCGACCTTGGCCGGCGGTATTGCAAACGCCATTCTCGATCCGATTTTCATTTTTGGTTTTGGCTGGAATGTGGAAGGTGCGGCTATTGCCACTGTTTTTGCTCGTTTTATCGTACTGTTTTTCTCCATCACCCCCTAATTCGTATTCATCGGTTGGTGGCACCACTCTCGCTATCTGTATGGAGCAATAACCTTAAAGCTATTCTGATGATTGCAATTCCGGCCGTGATTACTAATATCGCGACTCCGATTGGTAACGCGATTGTCACTACATCGATTGCACAATACGGCGAAGATTTTGTTGCAGGTTATGCGGTTATCGGACGCTTGATTCCAGTGTGCTTTGCTGTGATTTTTGCTTTGTCGGGTGCGGTCGGGCCTATCATAGGCCAAAACTTCGGAGCAGAGCGGTTTGATCGTGTGCGTGATACGTTAAACAACTCACTAATCGTGACCACTACTTATACTATTCTGGTTTGCTTCATTCTCTACTTCGCACAATCGTTGGTGATTTCTGGGTTCAGCTTGAAAGGTGATGCCGCCGTTATCGTCTCTGCCTTTTGTACCTATGTGGCCGCAAGCTTTATTTTTAATGGCGCTCAATTTGTCGCCAACACCTCATTTAACAATCTCGGTAAACCGCTCTATTCTACAGCGCTAAACTTAGGTAAAGCGACGTTAGGGACGTTACCGTTTGTCTATTTAGGCTCGAATTGGTTCGGGGCATTGGGCGTGCTTTATGGTCAAGCGCTTGGATCGATTGTGTTCGGCATCCTAGCCACCTTGGTATTGCGCATGCATTTAGCCGACTTAATCAAAGGTGGTACTGCAGAGCTAGTGGAGGAGGACCCCTCGATCACCAGTATTAATTCGCAACCGTTTTGTACTCATGACGCTGTTTTGATTGATGAAGTGGCGAGACAGAAAGAAATTTTGCCTCAGGAAGCAAAAAATAGTTGACCTTGGAGTTGACTCCAAGGTTTATGATTAAGGTGTACATTCAATGGAGATAAGTTTATGTGCACCAAACATCAAGCATGTCGTTCAGACAAAGTGGCGGTTAATCCTTCAAATACAGGCTCTTGTGCCAGCCCAAAAATTTCAACCATTAAGATGGCAGGCGTTGAAACGGTAGATTCTGGCTGCTGCAGCTCAGACAGTTGTGGCAGTGGCACTGACCCAGCCGATGAGGAAAGTGACTCCGGTCTGTCACAAGACCCTCGAATGACACAAAGCTGGAAAATCGGTGGTATGGACTGCCCATCCTGCGCGCGAAAAATTGAAACTGCCGTTAACAAAGTTGATGGCGTTGTTGAAGCCAAAGTTCTGTTTGCGACAGAAAAATTGGTTGTAAAAGTAGACCACTCTGGTGTGGCGCAACTGGTTGAACAAACTATTCGTGATACTGGCTTTAGCTTTGCCAGTCCCAACTCTTCTTCTAATCAAAAAACGACTTCTGGTTGGAAACATATCTTCAAGCAAAACGCCCAGATTATTGCGATTGCATCGGCGATGGCGGTTGCGGCAGTGCTCAAACCGGCTCTTCCTCTAGTCAGCGAATGGATGTTTATCCTGACGTGTTTGGCTGGCCTGTATCCCATCGGTAAGAAAGCGATTGTATTAGCCAAATCAGGTACGCCCTTTGCCATTGAAACTCTGATGAGTGTGGCAGCACTGGGTGCTCTTTATCTGGGGGAGACCGTTGAAGCGGCCATGGTATTACTGCTGTTCTTGATTGGTGAGCAGTTAGAGGCTTTTGCAGCTTCTCGTGCCCGCAGCGGCGTGCAAGCCTTGATGGAATTGGTGCCGGAAACCGCGACCAAAATTATTGACGGCCAGCGTGTTGAAGTCTCAGCCAGTGAGTTGCAACCTGGCGATATCATCGAGGTGTCGCCTGGAGCAAGATTGCCCGCAGATGGCAAATTAATCGGTGAAGTCGCCAGTTTCGATGAAAGTGCACTCACCGGCGAGTCAATCCCAGTCGAGCGTTACCAAAATGAATCTGTCATGGCTGGTGCTGTTGTAGTGGACAAAGTGGTGCGCTTCACGATTACCTCTAAACAAGGTGAGAATGCCATTGATCGTATTCTTCATCTAATTGAAGAAGCAGAATCACGTAAAGCGCCTCTGGAACGTTTCTTAGACAAATTTAGCCGTTGGTACACGCCACTCATGATGCTGGTGTCACTGTTTGTGATTATCGTGCCGCCAATGTTCTTTGCTCAGCCATGGGAAACTTGGGTCTACCGTGGTCTGGCGTTGCTGTTGATTGCATGCCCTTGTGCACTGGTGATCTCCACACCAGCAGCGATTACATCGGGGCTGGCTGCGGCAGCAAAACGTGGGGCTCTAATCAAAGGTGGAGCGGCGCTAGAACAGCTTGGAAAGATTGAAACCATCGCCTTCGACAAGACGGGTACTTTGACCAAAGGTAAACCGGAAGTAACCGACATCATTACTCTTGGTGATGTGCAAGAGTTGGAGTTGCTTGAGAACATTGCGGCTATTGAGGTGGGTTCCAGCCATCCTCTAGCAGTCTCGCTGGTGAACAAAGCAAAATCAACGGGCATTAACTTACCAGAGGCTTCGGACAAACAGGCGTTGATTGGTAGTGGTATTCGCGGTGTAGTGAATGGGGTTGTGTATCAAGCGATTGCACCAAGCAAACTGGGATTCGAGCTGAGCAGCGACATCCAAACTCGTGTTCGTCAGATGGAAGAGCACGGTAAGACAGTGGTAGTTGCTGTCCAAAACGAAGACACAGTACTAGGCTTGATTGCTTGGCAAGATACGTTAAGAGAAGATTCCGCCAAAGCTGTGAAAGCGTTGAAAGGTTTAGGTATCAATTCGATTATGCTAACAGGTGATAACCCTCGCAGCGCGCAAGCGATCAGTTCAATGATCGACATTGATTTCAAAGCCAGCCTTCTGCCTCAGGACAAAGTCACCTATGTTGAGGCGCTTTCCGCTAATGCAAACGTTGCTATGGTCGGTGACGGTATCAATGATGCACCTGCGATGAAAGCATCAAATATCGGTATCGCTATGGGGGGGGAACAGACGTGGCTCTCGAAACCGCGGATGCTGCAATTACTCACAACCGTTTAGTGGAGCTGGCAGGTATGATTGAGCTGTCGCGTGCGACACTAAGCAATATTCGTCAGAATATCTTCTTAGCTCTGGGTCTGAAGGGAGTGTTCTTAGTGACCAGTTTATTGGGTATTACTGGCCTCTGGGTGGCAGTATTAGCAGATAGTGGGGCAACAGCGATTGTGACGTTGAATGCGCTTCGGCTATTGAAATTTAAGTCCCAGCAGGAATAGCGAGTCACTGCATTCCTGACTAAACTCTCAGCCTCTGTATCCATGGTATAGAGGCTGTTTTTTATGCAACATGAGCAGGCTATTTGTATAAAAATGTGATGCCAAACGATTTTATGTGTAATGTTAATACTGTTTGCGCTCATCAATGTGAGACTTGTCACTCTTTGGCGGGCGTGAGTCAGATAAAGTATTCCTGTACCCAATGAAATTTATAGAACGAACAGGTTCGTGTGTTGAATCAAGTTTCGTCAAACTAAGGAGCCCCCTATGTCTCAAGCCGTATTTCACTTAGGCGTTACTGAAGCTGATCTTGCTGGTGCCACGTTGGCGATCATTCCAGGTGACCCCGCGCGCGTTCAAAAGATCGCCGAAGAAATGGAGAATCCGGTATTTTTGGCGAGCCACCGTGAATACACACTTTACCGTGCTGAGTTAGATGGTAAGCCGGTTGTGGTTTGTTCTACTGGTATTGGTGGTCCTTCTACTTCGATCGCTGTCGAAGAGTTGGCGCAACTAGGTGTTCGTACTTTCCTACGAGTAGGGACAACGGGTGCAATTCAGCCACACGTTAATGTTGGTGACATGATTGTTTCAACAGGTTCTGTCCGCCTAGATGGCGCTAGTCTTCACTTTGCTCCGATGGAATTCCCAGCAGTGGCTGATTTTGAAGTGGCGACAGCGATGAAAGCCGCTGTTGAAGAGTCTGGTGCAAATGTACACATGGGTGTCACTGCATCTAGTGATACCTTCTACCCAGGTCAGGAACGCTACGATACATTCTCAGGTCGCGTAGTGAAGCGTTTCCAAGGCTCGATGAAAGAATGGCAAGATATGGGCGTGCTGAACTTTGAAATGGAGTCTGCAACATTGCTAACCATGTGTGCGAGCTCAGGTCTGAAAGCGGGCTGTGTGGCGGGTGTTATTATCAACCGTACTCAGAAAGAGATCCCAGACCATTCAACGCTAAAAGAAACAGAAGCGCGTTCAATCAAAGTTGTGGTTGAAGCTGCACGCAAGATGCTTTAATAGCAAACTTTTCCCTTTCTAAAGCCCTGCTCTTTGAGCAGGGCTTTTTTATTTCGCAATACACACACCTATAACGGGATGTTCGGCTAACTAAAAGCCACTTTAGGGAGAGGCAAATACAAACTTTCTGTCATGTTGGACAACATCTGGTCATACACCTGAGAAATAATCAGGGAGATATCTGTCGTCAGTTGGTAGAGCTCTTCCACTGAAAGCGCCATATCATCAGAAGCACCTATTTCGGACAAAGTATGCATGGACTTTGAGCTTAGCGGTGAGGCAATCGACATTGGACAAATTAAAGAGAGTTGATTAAGTTTTCGTCTCGACTTCTCACAATAGTATTTAACTCTTAGCATTCCCTCTGGGTAGTGTGCTTCTTGAATGCATACGCGTAACTGAGTAAGCACTTCCATACTATCTAACACTTGTTGCCAGTTTAGATGGTATTCGTCACTCAATTCTTCTCTTCCGGATTCAATCAGCCATGCAATAGCCACCTCATCCATCATGAACATACAATGGCGGATGGCATGCCCATGAATGACTTGATTGCGCGCAACAGAGCGTTGTGACCATTCTTTATGTAGTCCTTTCAGTTTGAGCTGCAGTATTCGGTACATAGGTTTGTTTTCAAACTGTGCCACAGCGATAAGCTCACCCGATTTTTCCATCATTTGGTCATAGATTCGTTCTAACTCAGGAAAGCTCTGAGATTGATGTTGAAGGGACAGTGCTTGATGAGTGAGCGATCTGTGCTGTCGACTCAGCAGCAAAACTTGCCTAAGTAATACGAGAATGTCGAATTTTCTCTGTAGTGTCGTTTGACGGTGTTTTGAAAAGTGAAACAGCGTCAGCAAAATGCCAATGGATATAACGAGAGAAATGAGTACAAACATGACTGACTCCTTGTTGCTTGATACCTCTCAATGCTAGGAGCAGCTTTGATGCCAGAATTTTATCTATTATATTTCAACTACTTATTGTTTTTAGGTGTGCAGTTATGCTCTCAGAAGGTGCACGAACTCACCAAAAGTGTGAAATAGGGCACAAAAAAAGCCCCGCTATAAAAGCGGGGCTTCGAGAACGAGCGTGATAAGAACTAAGCTTTGCTAAAAGCAGTAAATTGAATCTGAGAATGGTCTTCAAGTATCTGGATAAAGCTATTAAACGATTCAATCTCTTTCCCTGGAACCGTTTGAGCACGTATCTTCACCTGAGTGGTTACGTTGAACTTATTGTCTGACTTCATTTCTACAGTGCGTATCATACTACCGTACTTGTGCTGAAATGTTACTGTTGAAGGTAGGTACTTTACAAGCCACGGGCTGTTAGCGAGATCAAACGTATATTTACTGGATACACTAATGCCTGAAAAAGTTTCACTGTGCCACTCATTTTCAAGTTTCATTGAACTGAGTTCATACGCTAACCAAGCATCATTTTCATAGTAGCTGAGCTTCTTATCTGTAGGGTCAAGGAAGGGCTCGAATTCAGCATCTGAGTTGATTTTAAGTAACGCGTTCATATCGTTGACGTGAGTAACCAAGAAATCCGGTGTTGCCAGTGAACTAACTTCAGCATCGTACTCTTCTTCAAGGAACTGTTGTTGTTCCTCCTTACTTAGTGACAGCAATTTTCGACGGTAGTAGGCCGCATACTCCCCTGTGTAGATACGAGACTGCTGTTCCAATTGTCCGCCTTGTTGGTCGAATTGCAATGTGACCTCAGAATCAACCTTCCAACGATAGGGACTTGCGTTGATGCTTTTTGGGCGCTGGTTGTTTTCGAGGGCTAAACTCGCTTTACCTTGAATCCAAGTAGGTGTCGACTGCCAATTAGTGTAAGTATCTGTCGGATCGAGGCAGTATTTTTTGCCGGATAAGTCGAAGCACACAACGACGTGATTAAAGTGATTCATCGCAGGAAGCAACATAGAGTCTTGGTTAAAGCGATCTGTATCAACTAAGACAAGTCTCGAATCTATACCAGCTTTCGCTAACAGCGCTTTGAGTAGCGTTGACTTATCTTTGCAGTCTCCATAGCGATTATTGATGGTCTCATAAAATGTGTGTGGGGTAATGGAGTGCTCAGCTTCAGACATTGATACGTAGCGAATATCACGAGCGACGAATTCTAGTATATTGGCTATGACTTCATCCGTGTCTTTCGCTTTTTGCGAAAGTTCTGCGTACAAGGAATCGAGGCCTCTAACGTCATTTTCCGCATCTGACATAGCTGCATTTGCTTGATCTATTACTTGCTGCCAATTGGAAAAATTTGATATTTCTATTCGACCTATATGGTCCTGCCATCGAGTTGAGTTATCATTTTGATATGGTTCGATATTTTCACCACGACATTGCATACCATGCGCTTGGTCTGTACAGACAACATCCTTTGTATTTGCTTTCCATTGGATGACTTCTTCAGGACGCCAATTGGCTTCCAACAGGTAATTAAGTATTGGGTATGAGCGTCGAGTGTAGCTTTGATTTGACCAGTGGTCGTTTTGCTCTGAGCGTGTAGTTGTAGTCCTATACTTAACAATTGAAATGCTGCCTTTCTTTAGAGACGGAAGCGGAATGAGCAGTTGTTGTTGATCTGTAAAAGTATTTTCACTATGAGTATCAAGTAGCTTTGTTAACTTAGGGTCGACATTGACGAGTTCACCTTGTGGAGAAATGGTCGTGGCAGCAATGATATCAACCTGTTGTTCATATCTGTCGAAATAGATCGATTTTGACCCGTATTCCTTGGTGTCTGTAAAGTCCGGATAATAGTCGACAATAGTTACGATACGTTCGACGTTTCTGGCTTGTATATCGAAATATTGCTGGTACAACAACCTTGTCATTGTATCGGTGTTAGCCACTGAGTCCTTCAGCACATTTGCTTGTTCTATTAGTGTTCGATTTGCAGTTAGATCTTGTTGCCAAACAACACTTTCCTTTTGGTCTGCTGCAATGGCCCCAAAACTCACTAAAGTGAAGATAATTAACTTTTTCATCGTGTTTTGAACTCCCTGACCATCTGAGTGATCTCTTGACTACTTTGTGAAAAAGAATAGGGTGAGCCAGCGTATATACCTATAATTTCATACGTTTTGTTTGCGGTTTCAATAACACTAACAAACCCCACTTGATCTTCACCATTTGCTTGTCCGCTACAAATAAGGTCAACCTTTACAGACAGTTGGTCACTTAACAGGTATTTATCCTGGTGACATTTTGTTTGCGATAGCTCGTTTTCTACCCAACTTCGTCTAGCGTGAATATGCTCATCAAGCAGGTCAAACTTTTCGTCATAAGTAAATAACATTAGATAGCTCGATGTATTGATGTTACTAAACTCAGCTTCAGCGCTACCGTCAGAGTAGGTGCCTATTTCATCCTGATACCATCCGTCTTCAAAGAAACTGAGTGATGCTATTTGATCTTGAGAGATGGAAATGGAAGTGTTTTTTTCAAGTCTTGGCGTATCTTTATATTTGTATATATCAATAAGCTCGGAAGCAATTGCGATGATGTAGAGAGGCACAAAGATAACGGTAAACAGCCATTTGAGGATAACTTTAATTTTGTGTTCTTTAGTCCAGTTAACATTAGGTATCGCATGTTTCAGGGTCGATATACGCTTGGCAAACAAAGAGAAGCTAACGGAAAAAATGGTGAGTATCAGTACGTCGAGCCATACTGGGCTATGTAAGCTTGATGATATTGCTAAATAAGTACTACTTAGTAACATCAACATCACGATTAGAGCGTTGAACTTCTTACTATGAGGAGAGCGGTATTCAGCTTCGAGTTCATTTAAAGCTGTATGCAACGCCGGTAGACTAAATAATGAAATGACGGGTGTTAAAGAAAACAACCACAACCACGGTGTAAACCTTTTCTTTCCTAGCTTGTTAAATTCGTGTGTTCGAAATATGAAATAGAAGCTGGAGTAACTGCCAAAAGTAGCAAAACTGAGCAAGAACTCCCATATAAAAGAGCGAGTTTGATTAAGCCTTATATTGTTTGTAGACGTTGTATGGTGTACCGAAGAGTCGGTATTGTTTTCAATTGTAATCGCGGTGTCAGACATTAGAGCAAATCCTTGTTATTTGCCCCAAAGCTAAAGGTTTATTTTATATATATCAATATTAAGTTATTTATTTATTGATTTTTATTTTGTATGTTAATTCATGGCTTTGCGTATTGTGATGCACTCATTATGGCTACATTAACAAAAAAGCCCCGCTATAAAAGCGGGGCTTGAGTAACTAAAAGTCAGCTGACTTACATGACGCGCATGCCTGGCTGGGCACCTTCGTGTGGTTCTAGGATCCAAAGATCGCTGCCACCCGGGCCCGCTGCTAGTACCATGCCCTCAGACATACCAAACTTCATCTTACGTGGTTTAAGGTTTGCCACCATAACCGTGTGCTTACCAATCAGATCTTCAGGCTTGTAAGCTGACTTAATGCCTGCAAATACCTGACGGACTTCACCACCGATATCCAGCTTCAATTTGAGAAGTTTGTTTGCTTTTGGCACTTCTTCACACTCAACGATCTTAGCGATACGAAGATCAACTTTGGCAAAGTCATCGAATTCGATTTCGTCTGCAATTGGCTCTTTATCAAGTTCCGTCTGGCTTGCTTGGTTCTTTGCTGCTTCTGCCGCTTCTTTTGCTGCAACTTCCGCTGCTGCATCTTCTTTTGAAGCTTCAACCATGGCTTCAACTTTCTTAGGATCGATGCGATTGAACAGTGCTTTGAACTTAGTGATTTCGTGACCCGTTAGTGGAGCAGCGATACCTTCCCAAGTCAGTTCTTCGTTTAGGAAGCCTTCCGTTCGTGCTGCAAGCTCTGGCATGACTGGTTTCAGGTAAGTCATTAGAACGCGGAATAGATTAATACCCACAGAACAGATGTCTTGTAGTTCTTGGTCTTTACCTTCTTCTTTGGCTACAACCCACGGTGCTTTTTCATCAACGTATTGGTTGGCTTTGTCTGCCAGTGCCGTGATTTCACGGATAGCACGGCCAAACTCACGAGTTTCGAAAAGCTCTGCAATACGATCAGCAGCAGCAACGAATTCGTTGTATAGCTCTGGCTCAGCGAAGTTTTCAGACAGCTTGCCTTCGAAACGCTTACTGATGAAGCCTGCGTTACGAGACGCTAGGTTAACAATCTTGTTGACCACGTCTGCGTTCACACGCTGAGTGAAGTCTTCAAGGTTAAGATCGAGATCATCGATACGACTGTTTAGCTTAGCGGCGTAGTAGTAGCGTAGACACTCTGGGTCTAGGTGGTTCAAGTAAGTAGCGGCTTTGATGAATGTGCCTTTCGACTTAGACATCTTCGCACCGTTTACGGTTACGTAGCCGTGCACAAATACGTTGTTTGGCTTTCGGAAACCACTGCCTTCAAGCATTGCCGGCCAGAATAGCGAGTGGAAGTAAACAATGTCTTTACCAATGAAGTGGTAAAGCTCAGTTGTGCTGTCTTTCTTCCAGTACTCGTCGAAGTCTAGGTCATCGCGCTTGTCACATAGATTTTTGAATGAACCCATGTAGCCGATAGGGGCATCTAGCCAAACGTAGAAGAACTTGTCTTTCTCACCTGGGATTTCAAAGCCGAAATACGGCGCATCACGAGAGATGTCCCACTGTTGAAGACCAGACTCAAACCACTCTTGCATCTTGTTTGCTGTTTCAGCTTGAAGTGAGCCAGAGCGAGTCCACTCTTGGAGCATGCTTTCGAACTGAGGTAGGTCGAAGAAGAAGTGCTCAGAGTCTTTCATCACTGGTGTCGCACCAGATACTGCTGACTTAGGATCAATCAGTTCAGTTGGGCTGTACGTTTCACCACAGTTGTCACAGTTGTCACCGTATTGCTCTTCTGACTTACACTTAGGGCAAGTACCTTTTACGAAACGGTCCGGTAGGAACATCTCTTTTTCAGGGTCAAACAGCTGAGAGATAGTGCGGCTAGAGATAAAGCCATTCTTTTTCAGCTCTAGGTAAATGTGTGAAGCCAGCTCACGGTTCTCTTCAGAGTGTGTGCTGTGGTAGTTATCAAAGCTAATATCGAAGCCAGCGAAGTCTTTCTGGTGCTCTTCACTTACTGCAGCGATCATCTCTTCTGGCGTAATACCCATCTGTTGTGCTTTTAGCATGATTGGCGTGCCGTGAGCATCGTCAGCACAGATGAAGTTTACAGTGTTGCCACGTAGGCGTTGGTAGCGAACCCAGATGTCAGCTTGAATGTGCTCAAGCATATGACCTAGGTGAATCGAACCGTTAGCGTACGGAAGGGCACAAGTGACCAGTAGTTTTCTTGGATCGTTTGCCATACTTAATAATCGCTTCTTAAGGTGTATAAAAATAGAGAGTAATACTACCTTATCCCACCAGTGACTCCAAGGAGTCATCAGCGTGATTACCTTAGTTTTTTCGGGGTTCAGTCCTGCGCCGCTCAGTGCTACGATTAGATGCATAAGGAGGACCTATGCGTCAGTTCACTTCAAAGCAAGATTTCTGTACTTGGTTAAACCAATTTGAGCACCCGAGTTTAGCTCCGCAATGGGCATCTGTGGCAAATATTGTCACGGTTGGAGCTAACGCTATCCAAATCGCGATTCCCTTCGCCGCCAAAGCGTTGGTTAGCGATTTGTCAGAGTGGGTTCATGATCAGCAGCAAAGTGGTGGGGTCACCGCTTTTGAGTGTGAGATTTCTGTTGAACCTAAACCATTGGAAACTCATGTTGTGCATGAAGTCAAAGGTGTCAAAAATGTCATTGCAGTCACATCTGCGAAAGGTGGTGTCGGCAAATCGACAACTTCAGTTAACCTAGCGCTTGCCATGGCGCAATCTGGAGCAAAAGTCGGGCTACTTGATGCGGATATTTATGGCCCGTCCGTACCCATGATGTTAGGTCAGCAACAGGCAACACCAGTCGTTCGCGATGACAAGTGGATGCAGCCTATTGCTGCGCATGGCATTTATACACATTCGATTGGTTATCTGGTGTCGAAGGATGAAGCAGCAATCTGGCGCGGGCCGATGGCCTCCAAGGCGCTGGCTCAACTGTTGAATGAGACGGAATGGCCTGAGCTAGATTATTTGGTGATCGATATGCCGCCGGGGACAGGAGATATCCAACTGACACTTGCGCAGCAAATTCCAGTGACTGGAGCTGTGATAGTCACTACGCCACAAGATCTCGCATTAGCCGACGCGCGCAAAGGTGCGGCTATGTTTGAGAAGGTACAAGTACCTGTATTAGGGTTAGTTGAGAACATGAGTTATCACATTTGCAGTCACTGTGGTGGTAAAGAACACATCTTTGGTGCTGGAGGGGCTGAGAAAATGTCGAGTGAGTATGGTCTTGACTTACTGGCTCAAATTCCTTTGCACATCTCTATGCGTGAAGACATTGATAATGGCTGTCCAACGGTGGCTGCGCGCCCAGACTCCGAACATGCCGCTCAATACATTCAACTAGCTGAATCCGTCTGTGCTCGAATGTACTGGTATGGTAAAGAAAAGCCCGCTTCTATCCAATTTACCATGGTCGAGTAACGATAAAACGAGTGCTTTTTAAGCACTCGTTTCTTCATCTTATGGCCTGTAAACGTTTGCGTTGAGCTTATTTATTCCATTTGTAGGTTTGGGTTAAATACTCACTAGTAACTGCAAGCCGAACTCCCTATAATCAGGCGGTTTATCTATTACACACTAATACACAATGTGCGCTTTATGCACACTGCTAGTATTAGAATATGACACCAATTCAATTCATCGGGTGCAAGAATAATGTCTGATAATAATCAATGCGTCATCGTCGGTATTGCTGGCGCGTCTGCTTCTGGAAAAAGTTTAATCGCCAGCACTATCTATAACGAACTTCGTGAGAAAGTGGGCGATCATCAAATTGGTGTGATTACGGAAGATTGCTACTACAACGATCAGGGTCACCTGAGCATGGAAGAGCGTGTTAAGACCAACTACGACCACCCGAGCGCGCTGGATCACGATCTTTTGTGTGAGCATCTTGAAATGCTGACTCGTGGTGAAGCTGTCGAAGTACCAGAGTATAGCTACACGCACCACACACGCACAGACAATACCTCATCGATGACACCAAAAAAGGTGATCATTCTGGAAGGTATTCTTCTTCTGACTGATCCACGCTTACGTGATTTGATGCACGCGACCGTGTTTATGGACACCCCT
This window of the Vibrio neptunius genome carries:
- the udk gene encoding uridine kinase; amino-acid sequence: MSDNNQCVIVGIAGASASGKSLIASTIYNELREKVGDHQIGVITEDCYYNDQGHLSMEERVKTNYDHPSALDHDLLCEHLEMLTRGEAVEVPEYSYTHHTRTDNTSSMTPKKVIILEGILLLTDPRLRDLMHATVFMDTPLDICLLRRVKRDVEERGRTMESVLKQYQETVRPMFMQFIEPSKQYADIIVPRGGKNRIAIDVLKAHIAKLLKA